One stretch of Tenacibaculum sp. MAR_2010_89 DNA includes these proteins:
- a CDS encoding DUF5074 domain-containing protein — MKITKLFGVLFLGTILFTSCSDDAESNLPKGDYENGILVSGEGTTTVSGSVSYVSNDLSTVEKSIYKKVNKVELGEYVQSISFDKDRAYIIADNQNTITVVNRFTFEKEGTITTGLIKPRYMTIVGDKGYVTNWGATDNDNDDFVAIVNLSSFQNEGKIDVVLGPERIVSKNGKLYVSHKGAFGTNNKISVIDISTKKVDKEITIKDKPDELYINNSGKLVVLCEGKTIYDTSWNVTGHTKGAITFIDTTENRWESELTFKEGDHPSQMVVSNNSIYYSLGKDIYKVEDNAIVLPTAKLITTDAGYLYGLAVKDNNLYILDASFTGLSKLNVYDLVTKTKKETKEVALGASKIYFN, encoded by the coding sequence ATGAAAATAACTAAATTATTTGGGGTATTATTTTTAGGAACCATTCTTTTTACATCATGTAGTGATGATGCTGAATCGAATTTACCTAAAGGAGATTATGAGAATGGAATTTTAGTGAGTGGTGAAGGAACAACAACGGTTTCAGGCTCGGTTTCATATGTGTCAAATGATCTTTCAACTGTAGAAAAATCTATTTATAAAAAAGTAAATAAAGTAGAATTAGGAGAATATGTTCAATCAATTTCTTTTGATAAAGATAGAGCGTATATTATAGCAGATAATCAAAATACGATTACTGTTGTGAATCGTTTTACTTTCGAAAAAGAAGGAACAATTACAACAGGTTTAATTAAACCAAGATATATGACCATTGTAGGTGATAAAGGATATGTAACAAACTGGGGAGCAACCGATAATGATAATGATGATTTTGTTGCTATTGTAAACTTATCTTCATTTCAAAATGAAGGTAAAATAGATGTTGTCTTAGGTCCTGAAAGAATAGTATCTAAAAATGGTAAATTATATGTGTCACATAAAGGAGCGTTTGGAACTAATAACAAAATAAGCGTGATAGATATTTCTACAAAAAAGGTAGATAAAGAGATTACAATTAAAGACAAGCCGGATGAACTATATATCAACAATTCTGGTAAATTAGTTGTTTTATGTGAAGGAAAAACAATTTATGATACAAGTTGGAATGTAACTGGTCATACTAAAGGAGCAATTACTTTTATTGATACAACTGAAAATAGATGGGAATCAGAGTTAACGTTTAAAGAAGGAGATCACCCGTCTCAAATGGTAGTTAGTAACAATAGTATTTATTACAGTTTAGGTAAAGATATTTATAAAGTAGAAGACAATGCAATAGTTCTTCCAACAGCAAAATTGATAACAACTGATGCTGGTTATTTATATGGGTTGGCAGTAAAGGATAATAATTTATATATATTAGATGCTAGTTTTACTGGATTAAGTAAGTTGAATGTTTATGACTTAGTAACAAAAACCAAAAAAGAAACAAAAGAAGTTGCTTTAGGAGCTTCTAAAATTTATTTTAACTAA
- a CDS encoding ABC transporter ATP-binding protein gives MIRIENLHKSYPIGKESLHVLKGLDLHIKEGEFVSIMGSSGSGKSTLLNIVGLLDTHDEGNYYLNGQLIENLNEKKAAVLRNKFLGFVFQSFNLISYKTALENVALPLYYKGMGRKERLETALAYLDKVGLKDWANHLPNELSGGQKQRVAIARALVTKPKVVLADEPTGALDSTTTDSVMDLLKEINDEGMTVFVITHEEEVAEQTNRVVRLKDGVIISDELTGVKNKAKAI, from the coding sequence ATGATAAGAATTGAAAATTTACATAAGTCTTACCCAATAGGTAAAGAGTCTCTTCATGTTTTAAAAGGCTTAGACCTACATATTAAAGAAGGAGAATTTGTATCAATTATGGGGTCATCAGGATCAGGAAAATCTACTTTATTGAATATAGTAGGACTACTTGATACACATGATGAAGGAAACTATTATTTAAATGGACAATTAATTGAAAATTTGAATGAAAAAAAAGCAGCTGTTTTACGTAATAAATTTTTAGGTTTTGTTTTTCAGTCTTTTAACTTGATATCCTACAAAACTGCATTAGAAAATGTAGCTTTACCATTGTATTATAAAGGAATGGGGAGAAAAGAAAGATTAGAAACAGCATTAGCTTACTTAGATAAAGTAGGGTTGAAAGATTGGGCAAATCATTTGCCTAATGAACTTTCAGGAGGACAAAAACAACGTGTTGCCATTGCTAGAGCTTTAGTAACTAAACCAAAAGTTGTATTGGCAGATGAGCCTACAGGAGCATTAGATTCAACTACAACAGATTCTGTAATGGATTTATTAAAAGAAATTAATGATGAAGGGATGACTGTTTTTGTGATAACTCATGAGGAAGAAGTAGCAGAACAAACGAATAGAGTTGTTCGCTTAAAAGATGGAGTGATTATTAGTGATGAATTGACTGGAGTAAAGAATAAAGCCAAAGCAATATAA
- a CDS encoding ABC transporter permease, with protein MFDLDRWREIFQSISKNKLRSALSGFTVAFAILLFTLLFGIGNGLQNTFKNEFAKDAINSIYIWGNRTTKAYKGNQIGRRIQFKNDDFEFLKEKYSDKIQMISPRIQRGVKVVYKTEEDNYTMRGVYPKYDLLESAEVTEGRFLNIRDINKRSKVVVIGRMVEKDLFGQISAYGKLLNIGGIMYKIIGVFSDPGGDSDERYIYTPFTTMQQIYGNNDHIGEFGMTYDPKLSVDEAIAFSNGMLRALKKKHEVAPNDQRGIRVNNYAEGNKNVSGMMVVLGILILIIGSGTLIAGVVGISNIMVYIVKERTKELGIRKAVGATPKSIISMIMLEAIFITALSGYIGLMFGVGILKLSGPTLEKYFILNPGVSTPVVVGATITLVLAGVIAGYLPAKKAANIKPIVALRAD; from the coding sequence ATGTTTGATTTAGATCGTTGGAGAGAAATATTTCAAAGTATTAGTAAAAATAAATTACGTTCTGCATTGTCTGGTTTTACTGTTGCTTTTGCTATTTTACTTTTCACTTTGCTTTTTGGTATTGGAAACGGACTTCAAAATACATTTAAAAATGAGTTTGCTAAAGATGCAATCAACTCAATTTATATTTGGGGAAATAGAACTACAAAAGCTTATAAAGGAAATCAAATTGGGCGTAGAATTCAATTTAAAAATGATGATTTCGAATTTTTAAAAGAAAAGTATTCCGATAAAATTCAAATGATAAGTCCACGTATACAAAGAGGGGTAAAGGTGGTGTATAAAACAGAAGAAGATAATTATACTATGCGAGGAGTTTATCCTAAGTATGATTTATTAGAATCTGCTGAAGTAACAGAAGGACGTTTTTTAAATATTAGAGACATTAACAAAAGATCTAAAGTTGTTGTTATTGGTCGCATGGTTGAAAAAGACTTATTTGGTCAAATTAGTGCTTATGGTAAACTTTTAAATATAGGTGGAATCATGTATAAAATAATTGGAGTTTTTTCTGATCCAGGAGGAGACAGTGATGAACGATATATTTATACACCGTTTACAACAATGCAGCAAATTTATGGGAATAATGACCATATTGGTGAATTTGGTATGACGTACGACCCTAAGTTAAGTGTAGATGAAGCAATTGCTTTTAGTAATGGTATGCTTAGGGCTTTAAAAAAGAAACATGAAGTAGCACCTAATGACCAAAGAGGAATTAGAGTAAATAACTATGCTGAAGGTAACAAGAATGTATCAGGAATGATGGTTGTTTTAGGTATTTTAATTTTAATTATTGGTTCGGGTACATTAATAGCGGGTGTTGTAGGTATTAGTAATATTATGGTATACATTGTAAAGGAGCGTACTAAAGAATTAGGAATTAGAAAAGCTGTTGGAGCAACTCCTAAATCTATTATTTCTATGATTATGTTAGAAGCTATTTTTATTACAGCATTATCAGGGTATATAGGCTTAATGTTTGGTGTAGGTATTTTAAAATTATCAGGACCTACTTTAGAAAAATACTTTATTCTAAACCCAGGAGTTTCAACCCCGGTTGTTGTAGGCGCGACCATTACACTAGTTTTAGCAGGTGTTATAGCTGGTTATTTACCAGCGAAAAAAGCAGCGAACATTAAACCAATAGTAGCCTTAAGAGCAGATTAA
- a CDS encoding ABC transporter permease has translation MKFLFDKDSWQEIYESIRKNKTRTAITIFGAFWGILLLVGLLGAAKGIENGFNSMFGDFATNSVFMSGGRTSKAFKGFQEGRQITLTTSDVEKIRNEVDGIEFVVPRNVTGGMVVYGLKTANLTIFGDYPLLDKIQKKNLTEGRFINQNDINENKKVCVISTEVYKQLYDKDEEALGSYLKVNDIGYKVVGIYKPSRFEGTNNVHIPFSTFRLVYNKGNKFEWMVVTGKPESDIEQVESDVKVLLRSLHKIHPDDNRAFNGFNLGKEIAKVTGFLTGMQFLTWFVGIATLIAGVFAIGNILLITVKERTKEIGIRRALGATPGKIKQQIILESVFLTLLAGSLGIIAGGLILMVIDKMDLLTNPTVNIPIVLIAYAVLVTLGTLIGFIPAYMATVIKPIEALREE, from the coding sequence ATGAAATTTTTATTCGATAAAGACAGCTGGCAAGAAATTTATGAAAGTATTCGTAAAAATAAAACAAGAACAGCAATTACAATTTTTGGTGCTTTTTGGGGAATCCTATTATTAGTAGGGTTATTAGGAGCTGCTAAAGGAATTGAAAATGGTTTTAATAGCATGTTTGGTGATTTTGCTACTAATAGTGTTTTTATGTCAGGTGGGAGGACTTCAAAAGCATTTAAAGGTTTTCAAGAAGGTAGACAAATTACTTTAACAACAAGTGATGTAGAAAAAATCAGAAATGAAGTTGATGGAATTGAATTTGTTGTACCTAGAAATGTAACCGGAGGAATGGTTGTTTATGGTTTAAAAACTGCTAACCTTACTATTTTTGGTGATTATCCGTTGTTAGATAAAATTCAAAAGAAAAACTTAACAGAGGGACGTTTCATTAATCAAAATGATATTAATGAAAACAAAAAAGTTTGTGTTATTAGTACTGAAGTATATAAACAACTATATGATAAAGATGAAGAAGCTTTAGGTTCATATTTAAAAGTAAACGATATAGGTTATAAAGTAGTAGGTATATATAAACCAAGTAGATTTGAAGGAACAAATAACGTTCATATTCCTTTTAGTACATTCAGGTTGGTATATAATAAAGGGAACAAATTTGAATGGATGGTAGTTACAGGTAAGCCAGAGTCTGATATTGAGCAGGTTGAGTCTGATGTAAAAGTGTTATTAAGAAGTTTACATAAAATCCATCCTGATGATAACAGGGCCTTTAACGGGTTCAATTTAGGTAAAGAAATAGCTAAAGTGACAGGTTTTTTAACAGGTATGCAATTTTTAACTTGGTTTGTTGGTATAGCAACGTTAATAGCGGGAGTTTTTGCTATTGGAAATATATTATTAATTACAGTTAAAGAGCGTACAAAAGAAATTGGAATAAGAAGGGCTTTAGGTGCCACACCAGGTAAAATTAAACAACAAATTATATTAGAATCAGTATTCTTAACCTTATTAGCTGGTTCATTGGGTATTATTGCTGGAGGACTAATTTTAATGGTGATAGATAAAATGGATTTATTAACAAATCCAACAGTAAACATACCTATTGTATTAATTGCTTATGCTGTTTTAGTAACCTTAGGAACATTAATAGGTTTTATACCAGCATACATGGCAACAGTTATTAAGCCAATAGAGGCATTAAGAGAAGAATAA
- a CDS encoding efflux RND transporter periplasmic adaptor subunit, translating into MKKVIIFGGIALALIAVLIWFGKKNSASPVEYETEKAFKATIVKKSVATGKVIPLEEVEIKPQIAGIVDKILVEEGAIVKTGDLIATVRVVPNVASLNRANGSVKNARLSFNNARVQYERNKKLFDRGVISRQTFENSELSFNNAKQGLSNAQSDMDIIKKGTTSGLGSAANTSIRATTSGMVVEIPVKKGYQVTQTNDFNAGTTIARIADMTKMIFEGKVDESEVGKLIKGTNIDVAIGAIEEKKFPAVLNFIAPKGTDEGGAVQFKIKADVSLDDKYFIRAGYSANAEIVLAKKDSVLSLKEALLQFDRKTEKPYVEIKVGDQKFEKREIKLGLSDGVNVEIIEGITADDEIKIWNKVSKKGKNKNDNDNDKDDDD; encoded by the coding sequence ATGAAAAAAGTAATCATTTTTGGCGGAATAGCGTTAGCATTGATAGCAGTGTTAATATGGTTTGGTAAAAAAAATAGCGCTTCACCAGTTGAGTATGAAACTGAAAAAGCATTTAAAGCTACAATAGTTAAAAAAAGTGTTGCAACTGGTAAAGTAATACCGTTAGAAGAAGTTGAAATTAAGCCACAAATAGCTGGTATTGTAGATAAAATTTTAGTTGAAGAAGGAGCAATTGTAAAAACGGGTGATTTAATAGCAACTGTTAGAGTTGTACCAAATGTTGCTTCTTTAAATAGAGCAAATGGAAGTGTTAAAAATGCAAGGCTGTCATTTAACAATGCAAGAGTGCAGTATGAAAGAAACAAGAAATTATTTGATAGAGGAGTAATATCGCGTCAAACATTTGAAAATTCAGAATTAAGCTTTAATAATGCAAAACAAGGATTATCAAATGCACAATCTGATATGGATATTATTAAAAAAGGAACAACATCTGGTTTAGGTAGTGCAGCAAATACAAGTATTAGAGCAACAACATCAGGAATGGTAGTAGAAATTCCTGTGAAAAAAGGATACCAAGTTACACAAACAAATGATTTTAATGCTGGTACTACTATTGCGCGTATAGCAGATATGACCAAAATGATTTTTGAAGGTAAAGTAGATGAATCTGAGGTAGGAAAACTTATAAAAGGTACAAACATAGATGTAGCAATTGGAGCAATTGAAGAAAAAAAGTTCCCTGCTGTATTAAACTTTATAGCACCAAAAGGGACTGATGAAGGAGGAGCTGTGCAGTTTAAAATTAAAGCAGATGTGTCATTAGATGATAAATATTTTATTAGAGCTGGGTATAGTGCAAACGCTGAGATAGTATTAGCAAAGAAAGATAGTGTATTATCTTTAAAAGAAGCTTTATTACAGTTTGATAGAAAAACAGAAAAGCCTTATGTTGAAATAAAAGTGGGTGATCAGAAATTTGAAAAAAGAGAGATTAAATTAGGGTTATCTGATGGAGTTAATGTTGAAATTATTGAAGGTATAACTGCAGATGATGAAATTAAAATTTGGAATAAGGTTTCCAAAAAAGGTAAAAATAAAAATG